Proteins from a genomic interval of Caldicellulosiruptor diazotrophicus:
- a CDS encoding TIGR03960 family B12-binding radical SAM protein, with the protein MVVKDKVFKLLYDVEKPGRYIGNEINMIKKDPKKVDVRFAFCFPDVYEIGMSNLGLKILYHLLNEREDVYCERAFMPWIDMQKRMKKEGIKLFSLETFTELDRFDILGFSLSYEMSYTNVLKMLELCGLPLESQKREKGMPIVIAGGPCTYNPEPLWEFVDVFVIGEGEEVILEIIDLFKRYKFSNMTKKEFLFECASIEGCYVPSLYNVEYNKDGIIKSITPVSENVPKKVRKRIVKDLDTSYFPTKMITPLIEVVHDRITLEIFRGCARGCRFCQAGVIYRPVRFRKAEKILQYAKELVENCGCNEITLVSLSTSDYPDIDKLAREILKFAEEKKVNISLPSLRLDSTSLDLLKEVEKVRKPTLTFAPEAGTQRLRDIINKNIKDEDIYSTVKLAFERGFQNIKLYFMLGLPLEEDKDVLGIYTIAKNIREIYKELGFKKKVRITVSTSFFVPKPHTPFQWEAQDSIENMQRKMKLLKENLKRVKDVEYSWHDFYLSKLEAVLSRGDRRLSRVIKGAVALGCQFDDWGEFFDFSKWEKAFVGENIDWKFYSDRKRDFDEVLPWDIIDTGVTKEFLKKECLLAYEAKTTSSCFERCMGCGVASFRGGICVGK; encoded by the coding sequence GTGGTTGTAAAAGACAAGGTATTTAAACTGCTCTATGATGTCGAAAAACCGGGAAGATATATCGGCAACGAAATAAACATGATAAAAAAAGACCCTAAAAAGGTGGATGTTAGATTTGCATTTTGCTTTCCGGACGTATATGAAATAGGCATGTCTAACTTGGGACTTAAGATTTTGTATCATCTTTTGAATGAAAGAGAAGATGTATACTGCGAAAGGGCTTTTATGCCATGGATTGATATGCAAAAGAGGATGAAAAAAGAGGGAATAAAACTATTCTCACTTGAAACTTTTACTGAACTTGATAGATTTGATATATTAGGATTTTCTCTTTCATATGAGATGAGCTATACAAATGTTTTGAAGATGCTTGAACTTTGTGGTCTTCCTCTTGAAAGTCAAAAAAGAGAAAAGGGAATGCCAATTGTGATTGCGGGTGGTCCATGTACGTACAATCCAGAACCTTTGTGGGAATTTGTTGATGTGTTTGTTATTGGTGAGGGTGAAGAAGTCATTTTGGAGATTATTGATCTTTTTAAAAGATATAAATTTTCAAACATGACAAAAAAAGAATTTTTATTTGAATGTGCATCTATTGAGGGCTGTTATGTTCCTTCGCTTTACAATGTTGAATATAACAAAGATGGTATTATAAAATCTATAACACCTGTATCTGAAAATGTGCCCAAGAAAGTAAGAAAAAGAATTGTAAAAGATTTAGATACAAGCTATTTTCCAACAAAAATGATAACTCCTCTTATAGAAGTTGTTCATGATAGAATAACTCTGGAAATTTTTAGAGGGTGTGCGAGAGGGTGTAGGTTTTGCCAGGCAGGTGTAATATACAGACCTGTTAGATTCAGAAAAGCAGAAAAGATTTTACAGTATGCAAAAGAACTTGTTGAAAATTGCGGATGCAATGAGATAACTCTTGTATCCCTTAGCACAAGTGATTATCCGGATATAGATAAGCTTGCAAGAGAAATTTTGAAATTTGCAGAAGAGAAAAAAGTAAACATTTCTCTGCCATCTTTAAGGCTTGATTCTACCTCTTTGGACCTTTTGAAAGAAGTTGAAAAAGTTAGAAAGCCTACACTAACTTTTGCGCCCGAGGCAGGAACACAGAGACTAAGGGATATTATAAACAAGAATATAAAAGATGAAGATATATACTCTACAGTCAAGCTTGCGTTTGAAAGAGGGTTTCAGAATATAAAACTTTATTTCATGCTTGGTCTTCCACTTGAAGAAGATAAAGATGTTCTTGGGATATATACAATAGCAAAGAATATAAGGGAAATTTACAAGGAACTTGGGTTTAAAAAGAAGGTTAGAATAACAGTATCCACATCCTTTTTTGTACCAAAACCACACACGCCCTTTCAGTGGGAAGCACAAGATAGTATTGAAAACATGCAAAGAAAGATGAAACTTTTAAAAGAAAACCTCAAAAGGGTAAAGGATGTTGAGTATAGCTGGCATGATTTTTATCTTAGTAAACTTGAAGCGGTACTTTCACGAGGAGACAGAAGACTTTCAAGGGTGATTAAAGGAGCAGTTGCTCTTGGTTGCCAGTTTGACGACTGGGGTGAGTTTTTTGATTTTTCAAAGTGGGAAAAGGCATTTGTGGGAGAAAATATCGACTGGAAGTTTTACTCTGACCGGAAAAGAGACTTTGATGAGGTTTTGCCATGGGACATTATCGACACAGGTGTGACCAAGGAGTTTTTAAAGAAAGAGTGTCTTTTGGCATATGAAGCAAAAACCACAAGTTCGTGTTTTGAAAGATGCATGGGTTGTGGTGTAGCTTCTTTTCGAGGGGGAATTTGTGTTGGCAAATAG
- a CDS encoding DegV family protein has translation MGVTIVTDSTCDLSPQMLNEFGIKMVPLKVFFEDEVYKDWVEITPETFYKKLTSSTVLPRTSQPSPEEFLDIFKQEIENGNEIVSIHLSSKLSGTYNSACLARDMLDSQKVFVIDGKSASIGTGVLAILAKRLADEGMPAKDIASFIIQKTNTIRHIFAVETLEYLKKGGRISPAKATIGNILNIKPILHIVDGVVEPLDKVRGMKRALPRIIEEVNKKGLDLKNQVCGFCYAGDLSEVEELINTIKQEISPGELIVTQIGSVIGTYVGPGTFAFIFFEE, from the coding sequence ATGGGTGTTACTATAGTTACAGATTCGACGTGTGATTTGAGCCCTCAGATGCTAAATGAATTTGGTATCAAAATGGTACCATTAAAGGTTTTTTTTGAAGACGAAGTTTATAAAGACTGGGTAGAAATTACACCTGAAACGTTTTACAAAAAATTAACATCATCAACAGTTCTTCCAAGAACATCTCAACCAAGCCCGGAAGAGTTTTTGGATATATTTAAACAAGAGATTGAAAATGGTAATGAGATTGTATCAATTCATCTTTCATCAAAACTATCAGGGACTTATAATTCTGCATGTTTGGCTAGAGACATGTTAGATTCTCAAAAGGTTTTTGTTATTGATGGTAAAAGCGCATCGATAGGTACTGGAGTTTTAGCTATTTTAGCTAAAAGGTTAGCAGATGAAGGTATGCCAGCAAAAGATATAGCTTCATTTATAATACAAAAAACAAATACTATAAGACATATTTTTGCGGTTGAAACCTTAGAATATCTCAAAAAAGGCGGAAGAATATCACCTGCAAAGGCAACTATCGGTAATATTTTAAACATAAAACCTATTCTTCATATAGTTGACGGAGTGGTTGAGCCACTTGATAAAGTAAGGGGCATGAAAAGAGCTTTGCCAAGAATAATTGAAGAGGTAAATAAAAAAGGATTGGACCTTAAAAATCAGGTTTGTGGTTTTTGTTATGCAGGTGATTTAAGTGAAGTTGAGGAACTTATAAATACAATAAAACAGGAAATTTCGCCTGGCGAGCTTATCGTAACTCAAATAGGTAGCGTAATAGGCACATATGTTGGACCTGGGACGTTTGCTTTTATTTTCTTTGAGGAATAA